In Microbacterium lushaniae, the following are encoded in one genomic region:
- a CDS encoding sensor histidine kinase: MTSATNTRAAGHQSNVELPFWAWCTAVAFCTTLFTAAVPITTAVYDVPLLVAFAICTVQSGSLILTIFRPLVGAAVHLASIVALALATRGFSEGPWPLPVTGLISLGALILLLGIRERWIVSLTVWWVSIVVLAAVIAASPAQYASPDQWGSNLIIYSSYTVTVLAAAIAVGQRARIRSDLARARRDIELEHAQRLYVEERGRIARELHDVVAHSMSIIHMQAISAPFRLRDAAPSAIEEEFTDIARSARTALSEMRHLLGALRSGDEDADLLPQPQLTELSELAQSASRAGTDVEMVTDPRAFTASSLVQLTAYRIVQEALSNVVRHAAGAPTTVRVSVGEESVLIEVRNVGPGRVTGAAAGMPIVDRGGQGLRGMRERVSLLGGHVTTGPTPDGGYLVTAVLPAAIESRVETP; the protein is encoded by the coding sequence GTGACCAGCGCGACGAACACGAGAGCGGCCGGGCACCAATCGAATGTGGAACTGCCGTTCTGGGCTTGGTGCACGGCTGTCGCATTCTGCACGACACTGTTCACCGCCGCGGTTCCGATCACGACCGCGGTCTACGACGTTCCCCTTCTGGTGGCCTTCGCGATCTGCACCGTTCAGTCCGGCTCGCTGATTCTCACGATCTTCCGGCCGCTCGTCGGCGCCGCTGTGCATCTCGCCTCCATCGTCGCGCTCGCCCTCGCGACGCGCGGCTTTTCCGAAGGGCCGTGGCCGCTGCCCGTCACCGGACTGATCTCGCTGGGCGCCCTCATCCTCCTTCTCGGGATCCGCGAACGCTGGATCGTGTCGCTGACCGTGTGGTGGGTGAGCATCGTCGTGCTCGCCGCGGTGATCGCCGCGTCCCCCGCGCAGTATGCCTCACCCGATCAGTGGGGCAGCAATCTGATCATCTACAGCAGCTACACGGTCACCGTTCTGGCTGCGGCGATCGCCGTGGGCCAGAGAGCCCGCATTCGCAGTGATCTCGCACGAGCACGCCGCGATATCGAACTCGAGCACGCGCAGCGCCTGTACGTCGAGGAACGCGGGCGCATCGCGCGCGAGCTGCACGACGTCGTCGCCCACAGCATGTCCATCATCCACATGCAGGCGATCTCCGCACCCTTCCGCCTCCGGGACGCCGCGCCGTCTGCCATCGAGGAGGAGTTCACCGACATCGCCCGCTCCGCGCGCACGGCGTTGTCCGAGATGAGGCATCTCCTGGGCGCTCTCCGCTCGGGCGACGAGGATGCCGACCTGCTACCGCAGCCCCAGCTCACCGAGCTGTCCGAACTCGCGCAGTCTGCGTCGCGCGCCGGAACCGATGTCGAGATGGTCACGGATCCCCGCGCGTTCACAGCCAGCTCCCTCGTGCAGCTGACCGCATACCGCATCGTCCAAGAAGCCCTCAGCAATGTCGTGCGACATGCTGCGGGCGCTCCGACGACGGTGAGAGTGAGCGTCGGCGAGGAATCGGTTCTCATCGAGGTGCGCAACGTCGGACCCGGACGCGTGACCGGCGCCGCGGCCGGAATGCCGATCGTCGACCGAGGCGGCCAGGGATTGCGGGGCATGCGAGAACGCGTGAGCCTCCTAGGAGGACACGTGACGACCGGGCCGACGCCCGACGGCGGCTACCTGGTGACTGCCGTCCTCCCCGCCGCGATCGAAAGCCGAGTGGAGACGCCATGA
- a CDS encoding DUF4342 domain-containing protein codes for MSENSHKAYEEFEVDAEDAVTRVREIVREGNVSRLFVKRDTGETILEVPLTAGVAVATVGLFLAPVLVAVGAVAALVTRVTIGVERHVITETVA; via the coding sequence ATGAGCGAGAACAGCCACAAGGCGTACGAGGAGTTCGAAGTCGATGCCGAGGACGCGGTCACCCGCGTTCGCGAGATCGTTCGTGAGGGCAACGTCAGCCGCCTCTTCGTCAAGCGCGATACCGGGGAGACCATCCTCGAAGTGCCACTCACGGCCGGCGTCGCTGTGGCCACGGTCGGCCTCTTCCTGGCTCCGGTCCTCGTGGCCGTCGGTGCCGTCGCGGCCCTCGTGACCCGCGTCACGATCGGAGTCGAGCGCCACGTGATCACCGAGACCGTGGCTTGA
- a CDS encoding DUF1345 domain-containing protein encodes MAVRYVSDLARANWSSLISGVVGVAVAVLIVLSRNDPAERDPATVLIAFYLVAWPAFVAIYLAWTHVVYAQRGPRGLATVARQETRSLRRWWTRILGYGGASNWALIGALVAVMLTIVVAQNPAFQGDWLFILLGLLTVASSWALMVYSFALEYLRLASTHEDDDVPVAVNVDGDARFTDYLTLAILVSTMAATVSATIRSRRAWTLVRINVLFAFTFNTVIVAMMVSLLFGGILG; translated from the coding sequence GTGGCGGTCCGGTATGTGAGCGATCTGGCGAGGGCGAATTGGAGCTCGCTCATCTCTGGCGTGGTGGGAGTCGCTGTAGCCGTGCTCATCGTGCTCTCGCGCAACGACCCCGCCGAGCGCGACCCGGCAACAGTGCTCATCGCGTTCTATCTCGTGGCATGGCCGGCGTTCGTGGCGATCTATCTGGCGTGGACGCATGTCGTCTATGCTCAACGCGGTCCGAGGGGCCTCGCGACGGTGGCCCGCCAAGAGACTCGATCCCTGCGACGCTGGTGGACCCGCATCCTCGGGTACGGTGGCGCCTCGAACTGGGCCCTGATCGGCGCGCTGGTCGCCGTCATGCTGACCATCGTCGTCGCTCAGAACCCGGCGTTCCAGGGGGATTGGCTGTTCATCCTCCTCGGTCTTCTCACGGTCGCCAGCTCATGGGCGCTGATGGTCTACTCCTTCGCGCTCGAGTATCTTCGCCTGGCCTCAACGCACGAAGACGACGACGTCCCCGTCGCTGTCAACGTCGACGGCGATGCGCGCTTCACCGACTATCTGACCCTCGCGATCCTGGTCTCCACCATGGCGGCGACGGTGTCGGCGACGATCCGCTCACGTCGAGCGTGGACGCTCGTCCGTATCAACGTCCTCTTCGCCTTCACGTTCAACACTGTGATCGTCGCGATGATGGTGTCGCTGCTGTTCGGCGGGATTCTCGGCTGA
- a CDS encoding ROK family transcriptional regulator — MTSATDLPGRVVSLGPRTRSGLLSTTDVAGANQAVVLQSLADHGPLSRAELARLSGVTRASIGGVVAGLLEQGRLEELPVKSTPGRAGKPSRPLWFRAVGHFGAVVIQPGGIDVAVIDMQGNIITHECSPLPTQSDGFDDAALEVISATLSTAEAGLAAIGLTIPAFFNPDGDIVASTTLPPLVGSQLPTQLADAFNTTVVLEDDARALALGQRWFGQARGEREFTALQIGEGIGAGIMLDGRLHRGPLIGSEIGHTVVDLNGERCHCGLIGCWETIASLRWLRGRSAFAELSVGHEMTPRLLAELDRSGDEVARQIIDEYADHVAVGVVNLFHTLSVPLFILHGDVVGAGDRFLAQLRARVAIRAMPALKSAPEIRFDENGAQSAVLGAAAAATTFSLGVTL; from the coding sequence GTGACCAGTGCAACCGACTTGCCCGGCCGTGTCGTGTCCCTCGGCCCGCGCACGCGCAGCGGCCTTCTGTCAACGACGGACGTGGCAGGGGCCAATCAGGCCGTCGTCCTCCAGTCGCTGGCCGACCACGGCCCGCTCTCTCGCGCGGAACTCGCTCGGCTCAGCGGCGTGACTCGCGCAAGCATCGGTGGCGTCGTCGCGGGGCTCCTGGAGCAGGGGCGTCTCGAGGAACTGCCGGTGAAGTCCACCCCTGGTCGGGCTGGTAAGCCCTCCCGCCCGCTGTGGTTCCGCGCCGTGGGCCACTTCGGTGCCGTGGTCATCCAGCCGGGCGGGATCGACGTCGCAGTCATAGACATGCAAGGGAACATCATTACCCATGAGTGCAGCCCACTCCCCACCCAATCGGACGGGTTCGACGATGCGGCCTTGGAGGTCATAAGCGCAACGCTGTCCACGGCCGAGGCGGGACTCGCCGCGATCGGTCTCACCATCCCCGCCTTCTTCAATCCCGACGGCGACATCGTAGCCTCCACGACTCTGCCCCCTCTTGTGGGCTCTCAGCTGCCCACTCAGCTGGCGGATGCCTTCAACACGACGGTCGTTCTGGAGGACGACGCACGCGCACTCGCCCTCGGTCAGCGCTGGTTCGGTCAGGCTCGGGGAGAACGGGAGTTCACGGCCCTGCAGATCGGTGAAGGAATTGGCGCCGGCATCATGCTCGACGGGCGGCTACACCGCGGTCCGCTAATCGGCTCTGAGATCGGACACACGGTGGTGGACCTGAACGGCGAGCGCTGCCACTGCGGTCTCATCGGGTGTTGGGAGACGATCGCCTCCCTGCGGTGGCTGCGCGGTCGATCGGCGTTCGCGGAGTTGAGCGTCGGACACGAAATGACACCGCGACTCCTCGCGGAACTCGACCGGTCCGGCGACGAAGTCGCGCGGCAGATCATCGACGAGTACGCCGACCATGTCGCCGTCGGTGTGGTCAATCTGTTCCACACGCTTTCCGTGCCCCTCTTCATCCTGCATGGGGACGTTGTGGGCGCCGGTGACCGCTTCCTCGCCCAGCTGCGCGCCCGGGTCGCAATTCGCGCGATGCCTGCGCTGAAGTCTGCTCCGGAGATCCGCTTCGATGAGAATGGCGCCCAGTCAGCGGTTCTCGGTGCGGCAGCCGCAGCAACGACGTTCTCGCTCGGGGTCACGCTCTGA
- a CDS encoding ROK family protein, giving the protein MTRAGAVVDVGGTKVVSASSASPENSRRWATDVEHGADALADQISDALRFWEIRAGERAVVASAGYLDVGLGRVRRASNLPFIDYPLRDRLRELLGCRVELVGDATAATVAELTHRSRRAHENGLYVTISTGIGMGVVRERRLDWLAGNGDRELGHVRVDQAPDAEICGCGRRGCLEAYGSGSSIVRRYAELSRIDAVPLTSPDELTVSDVVRACDAGDVRARTVIGDALGYLTTAIANASRESEASVLVLGGGVMVHAGLFEPLRQRLLVETGSRISIERSLFGEHSVLHGAAAICERDSEVVRALGEDWVGDR; this is encoded by the coding sequence ATGACGCGAGCAGGAGCGGTCGTTGACGTGGGGGGAACGAAGGTCGTTTCCGCGTCGTCGGCGAGCCCCGAGAACTCTCGACGTTGGGCGACGGACGTGGAGCACGGCGCCGACGCGTTGGCCGACCAGATCTCCGACGCTCTTCGCTTCTGGGAGATTCGTGCAGGAGAACGCGCAGTGGTCGCAAGCGCAGGGTACCTGGACGTCGGGTTGGGGCGGGTCCGTCGGGCGTCGAACCTCCCTTTCATCGATTACCCGCTGCGTGACCGCTTGCGCGAATTGCTCGGCTGCCGCGTCGAGCTGGTCGGGGACGCCACCGCCGCGACCGTCGCTGAGTTGACCCACCGCTCGCGCCGCGCTCATGAGAACGGCCTGTACGTGACGATCTCGACCGGAATCGGCATGGGAGTCGTCCGGGAGCGTCGTCTGGACTGGTTAGCCGGAAACGGCGACCGTGAACTCGGCCATGTCCGGGTTGATCAGGCGCCCGATGCTGAGATCTGCGGCTGTGGCAGACGCGGTTGCCTCGAGGCGTATGGATCCGGTTCGAGCATCGTGCGTCGCTACGCGGAACTCAGCCGGATCGACGCTGTTCCGCTCACCTCGCCGGACGAACTGACCGTGAGTGATGTCGTCAGAGCCTGCGATGCGGGAGACGTGCGTGCGCGCACGGTGATCGGCGATGCGCTCGGCTATCTCACCACGGCCATCGCCAATGCCTCGCGAGAATCGGAGGCGAGCGTCTTGGTGTTGGGGGGAGGAGTTATGGTCCATGCCGGTCTCTTTGAGCCGCTTCGGCAGCGGCTCCTCGTTGAGACGGGCAGCCGCATATCAATCGAAAGGTCGCTCTTCGGTGAGCACAGCGTCCTTCATGGAGCGGCGGCGATCTGCGAGCGTGACTCTGAGGTGGTTCGAGCTCTCGGCGAAGACTGGGTAGGGGATCGATGA
- a CDS encoding sugar isomerase domain-containing protein has product MTSASSDGPALAAIADDLLSPARAVAAQEVDTIARVALRFAEIFERGRRVYGFGAGHSKAVADELCYRAGGLPGFTSMNLDDLRTEPRPAHLQLSDSMPERDPANGPALLELFAVGAGDGLLIASQSGRNGAIVEMARVARERGVYVVAVVSRAHSDASVSRHPGGGRLIDYSDETIDNHGPLGDAVIRLPNGAATGSASTISGALIAQLLTVATARALLLRGQDPGIIPSANVDRSSAG; this is encoded by the coding sequence ATGACCTCTGCATCCTCCGACGGTCCTGCGCTTGCCGCCATCGCCGACGATCTGCTGTCTCCTGCTCGCGCGGTCGCGGCGCAGGAGGTCGACACGATCGCCCGAGTCGCCCTCCGGTTCGCCGAGATTTTCGAACGTGGCCGTCGCGTCTATGGATTCGGGGCTGGCCACTCCAAGGCGGTCGCCGATGAGTTGTGCTATCGGGCCGGAGGCCTCCCGGGTTTCACGTCGATGAATCTCGACGATCTGCGAACGGAACCGCGGCCGGCTCACCTTCAGCTGTCCGACTCGATGCCCGAGCGTGATCCTGCGAACGGCCCGGCACTGCTCGAACTGTTCGCAGTCGGTGCGGGAGATGGCCTGCTCATCGCATCCCAGAGTGGCCGAAACGGAGCCATCGTCGAGATGGCACGGGTCGCGAGGGAGCGGGGGGTTTACGTCGTCGCCGTTGTTTCTCGTGCCCACAGCGACGCGTCGGTGTCCCGTCATCCGGGGGGCGGACGACTCATCGACTATTCGGATGAGACCATAGATAATCACGGGCCGCTCGGTGACGCCGTGATACGTCTGCCGAACGGCGCAGCCACCGGCTCCGCCTCGACCATCTCCGGCGCGCTCATCGCCCAACTTCTGACCGTCGCGACGGCCCGCGCGCTCCTCCTGCGCGGGCAGGACCCGGGAATCATCCCGAGTGCCAACGTTGACCGCTCGAGCGCGGGATGA
- a CDS encoding Gfo/Idh/MocA family protein: MSTLVIVGCGVMGRAYAETLLRSNLRWRTRLVGVCDSNPEAAEALARETGARAFTDVAEMLRVTEPEAAYIAVPDHLHADPFFACIEAGIPVLVEKPLSTDPGTARAMRSASIDAGVYAECNFTNRSNPVFTTVKSAIDRGEVGEVIGINSRLSNSIQYPTSLLRWAADTSSGWFLLSHVFDLTTWLTGARAAEVTATGIRRVLKSRGVDTYDLIHALVRYDREMSGLYESSWTLPDSLPSAVDFTFEVLGTDGAIYVDTSDQMVHVAGRTSYTKPGTNNWTEARLSQFLDHVEGSARPDDPLGEALDNTLLLVALHEALETGGAVAVAHRDDALLPTTLSER, from the coding sequence ATGTCCACACTTGTGATCGTTGGTTGCGGAGTGATGGGAAGGGCCTACGCGGAAACCCTTTTGCGGAGCAACCTCCGCTGGCGCACTCGGCTTGTCGGCGTTTGCGACAGCAATCCGGAAGCGGCTGAGGCGCTGGCGCGTGAAACGGGTGCGCGGGCATTCACCGATGTCGCCGAGATGCTGAGAGTCACCGAGCCGGAGGCCGCGTACATCGCTGTGCCGGATCACCTTCACGCGGATCCGTTCTTCGCCTGCATAGAGGCCGGTATCCCGGTACTCGTAGAGAAGCCGCTTTCGACGGACCCCGGGACGGCCAGAGCAATGCGCTCGGCGTCGATAGATGCGGGCGTGTACGCCGAATGCAACTTCACCAACCGTTCCAATCCCGTTTTCACCACCGTCAAGAGCGCAATCGATCGCGGGGAAGTGGGCGAGGTTATCGGGATCAACTCTCGTCTGAGCAATTCCATCCAGTACCCGACTTCTCTTCTGCGCTGGGCCGCCGACACGTCGTCTGGCTGGTTCCTGCTCAGCCACGTTTTCGATCTGACCACGTGGTTGACGGGCGCGCGGGCCGCGGAGGTCACTGCCACCGGTATCCGGCGGGTGCTCAAGTCACGGGGAGTGGACACCTATGACCTCATTCACGCTCTGGTGCGTTACGACCGGGAAATGAGTGGCCTGTACGAATCGTCTTGGACTCTCCCGGACTCATTACCCTCCGCGGTCGATTTCACCTTCGAAGTCCTCGGCACGGATGGTGCCATCTACGTGGACACGTCCGACCAGATGGTTCACGTAGCGGGACGAACGAGCTACACGAAGCCCGGCACGAACAATTGGACCGAGGCTCGTCTGAGCCAGTTCCTCGACCATGTCGAAGGCAGCGCTCGTCCAGACGACCCGCTGGGGGAGGCGCTTGACAACACCCTCCTGCTCGTCGCCCTGCACGAAGCGCTCGAGACTGGTGGCGCCGTTGCGGTCGCCCACCGTGACGACGCGTTGCTGCCGACCACGTTGAGCGAGAGGTGA
- a CDS encoding carbohydrate ABC transporter permease, whose product MSRTGTRRTRVGKALRVVALVIAACAALSPVLWTALTSLKTNREAQSYPPTLLPERPIWSNYTDLITSGAFLNSLGTSAVVTLLATLLTMAAAFPCAYALVRLRPRGRPLLVLLIVLAQAVPGIVFLIPLYSVVAAAGLYDTTLLLVITYAAFLTPFATLVLASFIRSVPMEIEEAAMVDGCNRLSLLLRIVLPVSRAGLSSAMVFTALFAWNEFLIPIIMSGRNTRTLTVHVSTFVGQQNIEWGPLCAAVMIVLIPAVAVVLFLQRHLVAGLTAGSIK is encoded by the coding sequence ATGAGCCGGACCGGGACGAGGCGAACTCGCGTCGGCAAGGCGCTTCGGGTCGTCGCCCTCGTGATCGCTGCGTGTGCCGCGCTCTCGCCCGTGCTGTGGACAGCGCTGACCTCGCTGAAGACCAACAGGGAGGCGCAGTCGTACCCTCCCACTCTGCTTCCCGAGCGGCCCATCTGGAGCAATTACACGGATCTGATCACGTCGGGCGCGTTCTTGAACTCGCTAGGCACCTCCGCGGTCGTCACGCTGCTTGCGACCCTTCTGACGATGGCAGCAGCGTTTCCGTGCGCGTACGCGCTCGTGCGCCTGCGGCCGCGCGGCCGCCCCCTCCTCGTGCTGCTCATCGTATTGGCGCAGGCAGTCCCGGGCATCGTCTTCCTGATTCCGCTGTACTCGGTCGTCGCGGCCGCGGGGCTCTACGACACGACGCTCCTGCTGGTGATCACCTATGCCGCCTTCCTGACGCCTTTTGCGACACTCGTGCTCGCCTCCTTCATCCGGAGCGTGCCCATGGAGATCGAGGAGGCAGCCATGGTGGATGGGTGCAACAGGCTCTCGCTCCTCTTGCGCATCGTGCTGCCGGTCTCACGTGCAGGATTGTCGAGCGCGATGGTCTTCACGGCGCTCTTCGCGTGGAACGAGTTCCTAATCCCCATCATCATGAGCGGGCGAAACACGCGCACGCTCACAGTGCATGTGTCCACCTTCGTGGGTCAGCAGAACATCGAGTGGGGGCCGCTCTGTGCGGCCGTCATGATCGTGCTGATTCCGGCCGTCGCGGTCGTCCTCTTTCTGCAACGGCATCTTGTAGCCGGACTCACTGCAGGATCGATCAAGTGA
- a CDS encoding carbohydrate ABC transporter permease, whose product MASLTDENLVSARPREGVGFLNYLTEVFTADFVSALMVTVGVIVLSVVIQLPIGLGLALLLVRPLMGKAALRTFITLPMMLTPMAVGLMWRFLVDPDLGAIRWFASLVDETWQPNILGNPVGALGLIVTVNSWINIPFVTLLMLAALLGVPGDLYEAAAIDGAGWWRTLLKITVPSIAPVLAVCAALRVAADFRMFDLVFTITRGGPGSSTVNLSMLAYQESMVNFQIGRACAIAVAMAVIAMPFYWFFNRMMRE is encoded by the coding sequence GTGGCCTCGCTGACCGACGAGAACCTCGTGTCGGCCCGACCGCGCGAGGGCGTCGGCTTCCTGAATTATCTGACCGAAGTCTTCACGGCCGACTTCGTGTCGGCGCTCATGGTCACGGTCGGGGTCATTGTTCTCAGCGTTGTCATCCAGTTGCCCATCGGTCTCGGCCTCGCATTGTTGCTCGTTCGACCGCTCATGGGAAAGGCAGCACTTCGCACCTTCATTACTCTGCCGATGATGCTCACCCCAATGGCAGTCGGCCTGATGTGGCGCTTTCTCGTCGACCCGGACCTGGGCGCCATCCGATGGTTCGCCTCCCTCGTCGACGAGACGTGGCAGCCCAATATCCTCGGAAATCCCGTCGGCGCCCTCGGCCTCATTGTCACGGTGAATTCGTGGATCAACATCCCCTTCGTCACGCTGCTCATGCTGGCGGCGCTGCTCGGGGTTCCCGGTGATCTCTACGAAGCTGCAGCCATCGACGGAGCGGGCTGGTGGCGCACGCTGCTGAAGATCACCGTGCCGTCGATCGCGCCGGTTCTCGCCGTGTGCGCAGCGCTTCGCGTCGCCGCCGACTTCCGGATGTTCGACCTCGTCTTCACGATTACCCGCGGCGGGCCTGGCAGTAGCACGGTGAATCTCTCGATGCTCGCGTACCAGGAATCCATGGTCAACTTCCAGATCGGACGAGCGTGCGCGATCGCAGTAGCGATGGCCGTGATCGCCATGCCCTTCTATTGGTTCTTCAACAGAATGATGCGGGAATGA
- a CDS encoding ABC transporter substrate-binding protein, with protein sequence MNQLNKRRRITGPVAAATGLMFVLTACGGSGETGESADADALTIAISSSPSADALQSIAKDFEAETGVAIEFVDIPYDQLASQVLLGARQSGQGFDIVQYDSPMLAALAEAGALADISDRIDSSSEYDAADFSEQVNEYGQYGGKSFGVPLSTEPYVLWYRSDLFEELGLTPEPNWETYTANARALEASGIDGNGSGFGAQIGGYYWLESIYLHGGALLDPETCSPTLDSPEALAATEAYLGLLDTTPASVVNGGGNEMTAAFAQDQVAQQINATGYWSTINDSAESSVAGKGAMAIPPMTEDGSTLMFGWLIGVGEQSAAKDTAWEFLEFALGKDGTRRLIEEGAPPPARQSLLDDPAVLDELPYLPTLIEASERGGHLPYITQMPEIITALSVSLNEAASDETSANELVASAQAQVESIVAGLTECG encoded by the coding sequence ATGAACCAACTGAATAAACGTCGGCGCATCACGGGTCCAGTCGCTGCTGCGACCGGGCTCATGTTCGTGCTCACTGCCTGCGGTGGCTCTGGCGAAACGGGCGAGAGTGCCGACGCTGACGCGCTGACCATTGCGATTTCGTCGAGCCCGAGCGCGGACGCGCTCCAGTCCATTGCGAAGGACTTCGAGGCCGAGACCGGCGTCGCGATCGAGTTCGTGGACATCCCGTACGACCAGCTCGCATCGCAGGTCCTCCTGGGTGCGAGACAGTCGGGACAGGGTTTCGACATCGTTCAGTACGACAGCCCCATGCTCGCGGCTCTGGCGGAAGCGGGCGCGTTGGCAGACATCTCCGACCGGATCGACTCGTCGAGCGAATACGATGCTGCAGACTTCTCCGAGCAGGTGAACGAGTACGGGCAGTACGGCGGTAAGAGCTTTGGTGTTCCGCTCTCCACCGAGCCATACGTGCTCTGGTACCGAAGTGACCTCTTTGAGGAACTCGGCCTGACGCCCGAGCCGAACTGGGAGACCTACACCGCAAATGCCCGCGCACTCGAAGCGTCCGGTATCGACGGCAATGGCTCAGGCTTCGGAGCCCAGATCGGCGGGTACTACTGGCTCGAGTCGATCTACCTGCACGGTGGAGCGCTGCTCGACCCCGAGACCTGTTCGCCGACGCTGGACTCCCCGGAGGCGCTTGCTGCGACGGAGGCGTACCTCGGCCTTCTCGACACGACGCCCGCGTCGGTGGTGAACGGGGGCGGTAATGAGATGACTGCGGCGTTCGCTCAGGACCAGGTCGCACAGCAGATCAACGCAACGGGCTACTGGTCCACGATCAACGACTCGGCCGAGTCGTCGGTTGCCGGCAAGGGCGCGATGGCGATTCCCCCGATGACGGAGGACGGAAGCACGCTGATGTTCGGGTGGTTGATCGGAGTCGGCGAGCAGTCCGCGGCGAAGGATACTGCCTGGGAGTTCCTCGAGTTCGCTCTCGGAAAGGACGGCACCCGCCGCCTCATCGAAGAGGGCGCCCCGCCGCCGGCACGCCAGTCTCTGCTTGACGACCCCGCTGTCCTCGACGAACTGCCGTACCTTCCGACCCTCATCGAGGCGTCCGAGCGAGGCGGCCACCTTCCCTACATCACTCAGATGCCCGAGATCATCACCGCACTCTCCGTCAGCCTCAACGAAGCCGCGTCCGACGAGACGTCCGCAAACGAGCTTGTTGCGTCGGCACAGGCCCAGGTTGAGTCCATCGTGGCGGGCCTCACCGAGTGCGGCTGA
- a CDS encoding sigma factor — protein MENSAREPAVFSALYDRHATAVYRYVAQRLGDDAADDVMSETFLIAFERRASCDPAALKARPW, from the coding sequence ATGGAGAACTCTGCCCGGGAACCCGCTGTGTTCTCGGCTTTGTACGACCGTCACGCCACAGCTGTCTATCGCTACGTCGCGCAGCGACTCGGGGACGATGCCGCTGACGACGTCATGTCCGAAACGTTCTTAATCGCTTTCGAGCGGCGAGCCTCGTGCGACCCAGCCGCTCTCAAGGCGCGTCCATGGTAG
- a CDS encoding TetR family transcriptional regulator, whose amino-acid sequence MTTTTKGEATMRRILDAASTEFARYGIAGARVDRIAAAANSNKAQMYSYFGNKDALFDAVYAEHIGWMINSVPLRGDDLPGYAAELYDAYLAHPEIVRLTTWARLERHPVGDLYNDGNDHNRGKTDAIREGQRSGNIDPELDADDILSIVTAMSMAWSPASALVAASADEPGTVHARRKSALVVTVRGAFSGHRR is encoded by the coding sequence ATGACGACGACGACCAAGGGTGAAGCCACGATGCGGCGAATCCTCGACGCCGCCTCCACGGAATTCGCCCGCTATGGGATCGCCGGAGCGCGGGTGGACCGGATCGCTGCCGCCGCGAACTCCAACAAGGCCCAGATGTACAGCTACTTCGGCAACAAGGACGCGCTCTTCGACGCGGTCTATGCCGAGCACATCGGTTGGATGATCAATTCCGTTCCGCTTCGCGGAGACGACCTGCCGGGCTATGCGGCTGAGTTGTACGACGCGTACCTCGCCCACCCGGAAATCGTCCGACTCACCACCTGGGCACGCCTTGAACGCCACCCAGTCGGCGACCTCTACAACGACGGCAACGACCACAACCGGGGAAAGACCGACGCGATCCGGGAAGGCCAGAGGTCCGGCAACATCGACCCCGAGCTCGACGCCGATGACATCCTCTCGATCGTTACAGCCATGTCGATGGCATGGTCCCCGGCCAGCGCGCTCGTCGCAGCCAGCGCGGACGAACCCGGAACGGTGCACGCACGCCGCAAGAGCGCTCTCGTAGTGACGGTGCGCGGGGCGTTCTCCGGGCACCGTCGCTAA